The following proteins are encoded in a genomic region of Amycolatopsis sulphurea:
- a CDS encoding esterase-like activity of phytase family protein, giving the protein MSSSTRRRALVTAGLLAGALLTAPAASAAERPIRLLGEQTVPHNLQFQGTTVGGLSSIDYDPRTGEYAFICDDRSAINPARFYTAKFSVDRHGLGPVTFTGTKPLLRPDGTPYPPLAQNDPSAPQNEQTIDPEELRVDPWTGHYVWSQEGDRLTDPPNLIQPSIREATRDGRYLRDLPLPANERMTPDAGPRRNYVLEGLAYTGFGTLLASEIEAPLLQDGPPPTPTSGALSRMTLQTRGGQVLAQYAYPQEKLFATPVPANGFADTGVSSMLAVDQADPTKFLMMERSFVTGVGNKVRVFEVDTKGATNVVHTPSLATAKIKPVKKKLLLDLSDLPVSKVDNVEGLTWGPRLPGGERSLIFVSDNNFSASQVTQLIAVAVPSERL; this is encoded by the coding sequence ATGTCCTCCTCCACGCGTCGCCGGGCGCTGGTCACCGCCGGGTTGCTGGCCGGTGCCCTGCTGACGGCTCCGGCGGCGAGCGCCGCCGAACGTCCGATCCGGTTGCTCGGTGAGCAGACCGTGCCGCACAACCTCCAGTTCCAGGGCACCACCGTCGGTGGGCTGTCCTCGATCGACTACGACCCGCGGACCGGCGAGTACGCGTTCATCTGCGACGACCGTTCCGCGATCAACCCCGCCCGCTTCTACACCGCGAAGTTCTCCGTCGACCGCCACGGCCTCGGCCCGGTGACCTTCACCGGCACCAAGCCGCTGCTGCGCCCGGACGGCACGCCCTACCCGCCGTTGGCGCAGAACGATCCGTCCGCGCCGCAGAACGAGCAGACGATCGACCCCGAAGAGCTGCGCGTGGACCCGTGGACCGGGCACTACGTGTGGTCGCAGGAGGGCGACCGGCTGACCGATCCCCCGAACCTGATCCAGCCGTCCATCCGGGAAGCCACCCGCGACGGCCGTTACCTGCGGGATCTGCCGCTGCCCGCGAACGAGCGGATGACCCCGGACGCCGGCCCGCGCCGAAACTACGTGCTCGAAGGGCTCGCCTACACCGGCTTCGGCACGTTGCTGGCCAGCGAGATCGAGGCCCCGCTGCTGCAGGACGGCCCGCCGCCCACGCCGACGTCGGGTGCGCTTTCGCGGATGACGCTGCAGACCCGCGGCGGCCAGGTGCTCGCGCAATACGCCTATCCGCAGGAAAAGCTGTTCGCCACTCCGGTGCCCGCCAACGGGTTCGCTGACACGGGGGTGTCCTCGATGCTCGCGGTGGACCAGGCCGACCCGACGAAGTTCCTGATGATGGAGCGTTCCTTCGTGACCGGTGTCGGCAACAAGGTGCGGGTCTTCGAAGTGGACACGAAGGGCGCCACGAACGTGGTGCACACGCCTTCGCTGGCCACGGCGAAGATCAAGCCGGTCAAGAAGAAGCTGCTGCTCGACTTGTCCGACTTGCCGGTGTCGAAGGTGGACAACGTGGAGGGGCTGACCTGGGGGCCGCGGCTGCCCGGCGGCGAACGCAGCCTGATCTTCGTGAGCGACAACAACTTCTCCGCGTCGCAGGTGACTCAGCTCATCGCCGTGGCGGTCCCGTCCGAACGGCTTTGA
- a CDS encoding ADP-ribosylglycohydrolase family protein, translated as MEAAEAMEKVGDWLRAVHGPTVAGPGGLRVDHDRVLRVPEGWSIPYNTVAFLDDGRPDKELFPAPSVVVREPDGELRQAHPSPGGLSTPVAYPGQESWREVVDPEYVKAGFGELGVPLPAVAGWVKVDNDGQQTGQERENPAYRAGPIRRGYPKPENNLETLLAFAGVGWLSREQLLIGLLRCTVYVPLDVETGSTDRFYFSEERNELRVFSSTRHLPSREHAWWHVDLATLAEFEHPPNLVINGGPATFEDVTGPELADAARRFPRGEPRVDRHGRCPEAEEDLAQLAADTAEQMGLATPVEPPTTAAERARRHGFELTTEECRRTVLGQSWLRRLEQPEPVPGMPNELGADGLAPSWDNEGRVVPRLDTFGKYPLPELENFRYGWQRVVGAYAGFALGEALGTAVDRMRLDELVARFGPDGVTDLPIAFDQPGRIGSLTQRLLFYTEAVIRSPHREQPESRNIEQLFPCVVRGSLLRWLHTQGAPLEHTDGWLVKVPDLHVRRGADDAELNAYHALVTQAPQAAPMIGPAALIGALPAVLTAAGPGTGFSGGVAQVVYDLVTVTHRQEEDVAAATFLAWLFELALTKDSFSYPVWNLAREVLTDHPQSGPGWAAVQAMVAESVPFFGEHGLPDLRMPELIGDGLGTLPVLGRAFAALSGFENYPEQALLRGVNHSGRSALTGALTGALLGARVGIPGLPAKWIEQLELHHLIEQLATDALWHFDRRSALQQLGTTWSQRYPRH; from the coding sequence GTGGAAGCGGCGGAAGCGATGGAGAAGGTCGGCGACTGGCTGCGTGCCGTGCACGGCCCCACGGTCGCCGGTCCCGGTGGCCTGCGCGTCGACCACGACCGCGTGCTGCGGGTCCCGGAAGGCTGGTCCATCCCCTACAACACGGTCGCCTTTCTCGACGACGGCCGTCCGGACAAGGAGCTCTTCCCAGCGCCGTCGGTGGTCGTGCGCGAGCCGGACGGCGAGCTGCGCCAGGCGCATCCGTCGCCGGGCGGGCTCAGCACCCCGGTGGCATATCCCGGCCAGGAGAGCTGGCGTGAGGTGGTCGACCCGGAATACGTGAAGGCCGGGTTCGGTGAGCTGGGCGTGCCGCTGCCCGCGGTGGCCGGCTGGGTGAAGGTGGACAACGACGGCCAGCAGACCGGGCAGGAACGGGAGAACCCGGCCTACCGCGCCGGGCCGATCCGCCGCGGTTACCCCAAGCCGGAGAACAACCTGGAGACCCTGCTGGCCTTCGCCGGCGTCGGCTGGCTCTCCCGTGAGCAGCTGCTGATCGGCCTGTTGCGCTGCACCGTGTACGTCCCGCTGGACGTCGAAACCGGGTCCACAGACCGGTTCTACTTCTCCGAGGAACGCAACGAGCTGCGCGTGTTCAGCTCGACCCGGCACCTGCCCTCCCGGGAACACGCCTGGTGGCACGTTGATCTTGCCACCCTCGCCGAGTTCGAGCACCCGCCGAACCTGGTGATCAACGGCGGCCCGGCCACTTTCGAGGACGTCACCGGGCCGGAGCTAGCGGACGCGGCCCGGCGTTTCCCACGCGGCGAACCGCGGGTGGACCGGCACGGCCGCTGCCCGGAAGCGGAGGAGGACCTGGCCCAGCTGGCCGCGGACACCGCGGAGCAGATGGGGCTGGCCACGCCGGTCGAGCCGCCCACCACCGCCGCGGAACGTGCCCGCCGGCACGGTTTCGAGCTGACCACCGAGGAATGCCGCCGGACGGTCCTCGGCCAGTCTTGGCTGCGGCGGCTCGAACAACCCGAGCCGGTGCCCGGCATGCCGAACGAACTCGGCGCAGACGGACTCGCCCCGTCCTGGGACAACGAGGGCCGAGTCGTGCCTCGGCTGGACACCTTCGGCAAGTACCCGCTGCCGGAGCTGGAGAACTTCCGCTACGGCTGGCAGCGCGTCGTCGGCGCGTATGCCGGGTTCGCGCTCGGCGAGGCGCTGGGCACCGCGGTGGACCGGATGCGGCTCGACGAGCTGGTCGCCCGCTTCGGTCCGGACGGCGTCACGGACCTGCCGATCGCGTTCGACCAGCCCGGCCGGATCGGCTCGCTGACCCAGCGGCTGCTGTTCTACACCGAGGCGGTGATCCGCAGCCCACACCGGGAACAGCCGGAATCGCGCAACATCGAGCAGCTCTTCCCCTGCGTCGTGCGCGGTTCGCTGCTGCGCTGGCTCCACACCCAGGGCGCGCCGCTGGAGCACACCGACGGCTGGCTCGTGAAGGTGCCCGATCTGCACGTCCGCCGCGGCGCCGACGACGCCGAGCTCAACGCGTACCACGCACTGGTCACCCAAGCACCGCAGGCAGCTCCGATGATCGGTCCCGCGGCGCTGATCGGCGCGCTGCCCGCGGTGCTCACCGCAGCCGGACCCGGCACCGGCTTCAGCGGCGGTGTCGCGCAGGTCGTGTACGACCTGGTGACGGTGACCCACCGGCAGGAGGAGGACGTGGCCGCGGCCACCTTCCTGGCCTGGCTGTTCGAGCTGGCGCTGACCAAAGACTCGTTCAGCTACCCGGTGTGGAACCTGGCCCGGGAGGTGCTCACGGATCACCCGCAGTCCGGTCCCGGCTGGGCGGCCGTGCAGGCGATGGTGGCCGAATCGGTGCCGTTCTTCGGCGAACACGGCCTGCCGGACCTGCGGATGCCGGAGCTGATCGGCGACGGGCTGGGCACGCTGCCGGTGCTCGGGCGCGCGTTCGCCGCGCTGTCGGGCTTCGAGAACTACCCCGAACAGGCGTTGCTGCGCGGGGTGAACCACTCCGGGCGCAGTGCGCTGACCGGGGCACTCACCGGGGCGCTGCTGGGCGCCCGGGTCGGCATCCCCGGCCTGCCCGCCAAGTGGATCGAGCAGCTGGAGCTGCATCACCTGATCGAGCAGCTGGCCACGGACGCGCTGTGGCATTTCGACCGCCGATCGGCCTTGCAGCAGCTCGGCACCACCTGGTCGCAGCGCTACCCGAGGCACTGA
- a CDS encoding methyltransferase domain-containing protein: MGAELNGVAGALAAYRDGDPTAAARLAGRSGTRLGAELAHYLGRAGAGSVYDQPAAFTAFIRGGGNVRLYERLSEELATTYDELRPAAMLDLGCGDGLAVAPALSRARFRPTRIDLVEPSATLLSAVEVPGAQRFARTAQEFLAAKGSTWNLAQSTFALQSIPPADRAEVLRTLCPRTGRLLLAEFDVPAEPADQTGHLRSLAERYERGLAEYAEQASLVAQGFLLPVLLGVVTGESRTNWEHPATDWAGQLTAAGFTEVTITPLADYWWSPAVLLTARGSQPG; encoded by the coding sequence ATGGGTGCCGAACTGAACGGGGTGGCCGGTGCGCTGGCCGCCTATCGCGACGGGGATCCGACGGCGGCCGCGCGGCTCGCCGGCCGGTCCGGCACCCGGCTCGGGGCCGAGCTGGCGCACTACCTCGGCCGCGCCGGCGCCGGTTCGGTCTACGACCAGCCCGCGGCGTTCACCGCGTTCATCCGCGGCGGCGGCAATGTGCGGTTGTACGAGCGGCTGAGCGAGGAACTGGCCACGACGTACGACGAGCTGCGGCCGGCCGCGATGCTGGATCTCGGCTGCGGGGACGGGCTCGCGGTCGCGCCCGCGTTGTCCCGCGCGCGGTTCCGGCCGACGCGGATCGACCTCGTCGAGCCCTCGGCGACGCTGCTGTCCGCGGTCGAAGTGCCTGGTGCGCAACGGTTCGCGCGGACCGCGCAGGAGTTCCTCGCCGCGAAAGGTTCCACGTGGAACCTTGCGCAATCGACCTTCGCCCTGCAGTCGATCCCGCCGGCCGACCGGGCGGAAGTGCTGCGGACCCTGTGCCCGCGAACCGGCCGGCTGCTGCTCGCCGAGTTCGACGTCCCGGCGGAACCGGCGGACCAGACGGGGCACCTGCGTTCCCTGGCCGAGCGGTACGAACGGGGTCTCGCCGAGTACGCCGAGCAGGCTTCCCTTGTCGCGCAAGGGTTTCTGCTGCCCGTACTGCTCGGCGTGGTGACCGGGGAGAGCCGCACGAACTGGGAGCACCCGGCCACGGACTGGGCCGGACAGCTGACTGCCGCCGGGTTCACCGAGGTGACCATCACCCCGCTCGCGGACTACTGGTGGTCGCCCGCGGTGCTGCTCACCGCCCGCGGTTCACAGCCGGGATAG
- a CDS encoding TNT domain-containing protein, translated as MRYRVEASERPDGLYVQLEDRTFAAQRSTTDGTLLLTVLPDEEVPEDFDRDHEGRPARLVLANEVPATFDLRSHGEYEDELFEIAPGDQTELTLRWTRHDSARAAQLGLTEFSVTVPAKRLTGLWQTRHDYAEPHPATGGGDHTKLLRAIGRTLRGVPGGWTKVAAQFRQIGPYAELEVRAVGDENGPVSVALSASPRLSSLFAQLRAAMYQPESGTWFQGTFTLDAESQFDFDFDADREPDWRLPPIDGDRPALQAYQAELTRFPRTPNHLPDWLATKAGLPLEHTFRQARVVDGHNEGERPVINRPPVPPDQLRGVLDYLFRAPVVLHRPAPQADLFAPPGAPPDVPQAFHTDGTWIWPAAVPHYLRKYGVPPEPELVEHIRAAGFRPPLVRELVRATAEADVLGRPRPPRSTADLPDDSRLAKALREGDPARPLRAAETLVLLEQRLAEYGVPASAYRIGASEVPAEGVWTLRRADNRWEVSRPPSVEPVPFGTLADAARYLLGTLLLLPVPGTDESDQPADWPILPLRGEPPLSFYRAKRLVALPAGTKVVRFGNDHGNLVHAAGTRFVETSLTADRERERHEYRVQRTVRVLTGVTAPWGPQPGGAIAYLLPRPIAQHVEAGALSRL; from the coding sequence GTGCGCTACCGGGTAGAGGCGAGCGAACGCCCTGACGGTCTGTACGTCCAGCTGGAAGATCGCACTTTTGCGGCCCAGCGGTCGACCACCGACGGGACGCTGCTGCTGACCGTGCTGCCGGACGAGGAAGTACCCGAGGACTTCGACCGCGACCACGAGGGACGTCCGGCCCGGCTGGTGCTCGCGAACGAGGTGCCCGCGACCTTCGATCTGCGCAGCCACGGCGAGTACGAGGACGAGCTGTTCGAGATCGCGCCGGGCGACCAGACCGAGCTGACTCTGCGGTGGACGCGGCACGATTCGGCGCGCGCCGCGCAGCTCGGGCTCACCGAGTTCTCGGTGACCGTGCCCGCGAAGCGGCTGACCGGCCTGTGGCAGACCCGGCACGACTACGCGGAGCCGCACCCGGCGACCGGGGGCGGCGACCACACGAAACTGCTGCGCGCGATCGGCCGCACGCTGCGCGGGGTGCCGGGCGGATGGACCAAGGTGGCCGCGCAGTTCCGGCAGATCGGCCCGTACGCCGAGCTGGAGGTGCGCGCGGTAGGCGACGAGAACGGCCCGGTGTCGGTGGCGCTGTCCGCGTCACCGCGGCTCAGCTCGCTGTTCGCGCAGTTGCGCGCGGCGATGTACCAGCCGGAGAGCGGAACCTGGTTCCAGGGCACCTTCACCCTCGACGCCGAATCGCAGTTCGATTTCGACTTCGACGCCGACCGCGAACCCGACTGGCGGCTGCCGCCGATCGACGGTGACCGGCCCGCGCTGCAGGCCTATCAGGCCGAGCTGACCCGGTTCCCCCGCACGCCCAATCATCTGCCGGACTGGCTGGCCACCAAGGCCGGGCTCCCGCTGGAGCACACCTTCCGCCAGGCCCGCGTGGTGGACGGGCACAACGAGGGGGAGCGGCCGGTGATCAACCGGCCGCCGGTGCCGCCGGATCAGCTGCGCGGAGTGCTCGACTATCTGTTCCGCGCGCCGGTCGTGCTGCACCGGCCGGCCCCGCAGGCGGACCTGTTCGCCCCGCCCGGCGCCCCGCCGGACGTACCGCAGGCATTCCACACCGACGGCACCTGGATCTGGCCCGCCGCGGTGCCGCACTACCTGCGCAAATACGGCGTGCCGCCGGAGCCGGAGCTGGTCGAGCACATCCGCGCCGCCGGGTTCCGCCCGCCGCTGGTGCGGGAACTGGTGCGGGCCACCGCCGAGGCGGATGTGCTCGGCAGGCCGCGGCCACCGCGTTCGACGGCCGACCTGCCGGACGACAGCCGGCTCGCCAAGGCCCTGCGGGAAGGCGACCCGGCGCGGCCACTGCGTGCGGCCGAAACCCTGGTTCTGCTGGAACAGCGGCTCGCCGAGTACGGGGTGCCCGCGTCGGCGTACCGGATCGGCGCGAGCGAGGTGCCTGCCGAAGGGGTGTGGACCCTGCGGCGAGCGGACAACCGCTGGGAGGTTTCCCGTCCGCCGTCGGTGGAGCCGGTGCCGTTCGGCACGCTCGCGGACGCGGCACGGTACCTGCTCGGCACGCTGCTGCTGCTCCCGGTGCCGGGCACCGACGAATCCGACCAGCCCGCCGACTGGCCGATTCTGCCGCTGCGTGGGGAGCCGCCACTTTCGTTCTACCGAGCCAAACGGCTGGTCGCGCTGCCCGCGGGTACGAAGGTCGTCCGGTTCGGCAATGACCACGGCAACCTGGTGCACGCGGCGGGCACGCGGTTCGTGGAGACCTCGCTGACCGCGGACCGGGAGCGCGAACGGCACGAATACCGCGTGCAGCGCACCGTCCGGGTACTCACCGGAGTCACGGCGCCGTGGGGACCGCAGCCCGGTGGCGCCATCGCGTACCTGCTGCCGCGGCCGATCGCACAGCACGTGGAGGCCGGGGCGCTATCCCGGCTGTGA
- a CDS encoding TNT domain-containing protein produces MESTLTESEQHTLLAEIGRLVRARQSAPSTPAGIGFAQLGDYLEVRPGNTEASTGIIERFAILRAGMYRHGRGTWLQARYVLSPDGSFGFDFYSDVDPSWITPPPASVYRDELATFPREDAYIPDWWRLRVGLPLAFEFRHARPASGATQRPALAPEERPLVLQYLEREAEVGAGHRTDGTWIWPAEVAGQLRRHGIPPEPAFLTHMREQGFQPPHVAPLLRRTAKADLTGRPRPRPEPAEVAPTAADLAAELETDPEPELTDEQLLAQLENRLDALGVWPQAYRIRAPEPGAWSLYRGGSGWLVTAPDGAAHQFPDLASAAQQLLGALLLYPARATGGRETPLETAKEVCDWPIQPTPGDPPLTLLRNKRLTRLGTGTVVLRFGEEPGNLVHQQEVRFATTSLPLERERVTTTFRLRRSLYVIIGVTVPWANLPGGAVAYVLPKPIAEHESDGSLERIE; encoded by the coding sequence GTGGAATCGACACTCACCGAGAGCGAGCAGCACACCTTGCTCGCCGAGATCGGGCGGCTCGTACGCGCCCGGCAGTCCGCGCCGTCCACCCCGGCCGGCATCGGGTTCGCCCAGCTCGGCGACTACCTGGAGGTGCGGCCGGGCAACACCGAGGCGAGCACCGGGATCATCGAGCGATTCGCCATTCTGCGGGCCGGGATGTACCGGCACGGCCGCGGTACCTGGCTGCAGGCCCGGTACGTGCTGTCCCCGGACGGCTCGTTCGGTTTCGACTTCTATTCCGACGTCGACCCGTCGTGGATCACCCCGCCCCCGGCGTCGGTCTACCGCGACGAGCTGGCCACGTTTCCGCGCGAGGACGCGTACATCCCGGACTGGTGGCGGCTGCGGGTGGGCTTGCCACTCGCCTTCGAATTCCGGCACGCCCGTCCCGCCTCGGGCGCTACGCAGCGCCCGGCGCTCGCGCCCGAGGAACGCCCGCTCGTGCTGCAGTACCTGGAACGCGAGGCCGAGGTCGGCGCGGGACACCGGACCGACGGCACCTGGATCTGGCCGGCCGAAGTGGCCGGCCAGCTTCGCCGGCACGGCATCCCGCCGGAACCGGCGTTCCTGACACACATGCGGGAGCAGGGCTTCCAGCCCCCGCATGTGGCGCCTTTGCTGCGCCGCACCGCGAAAGCGGATCTCACCGGCCGTCCGCGGCCCCGGCCGGAGCCGGCCGAGGTGGCGCCGACCGCCGCCGATCTGGCCGCCGAGCTGGAAACGGACCCCGAGCCCGAGCTGACCGACGAACAGCTGCTGGCCCAGCTCGAAAACCGGCTCGACGCGCTCGGCGTGTGGCCGCAGGCCTACCGGATCAGGGCGCCCGAGCCCGGCGCCTGGAGTCTGTACCGGGGCGGCTCCGGCTGGCTGGTGACCGCGCCGGACGGTGCCGCGCACCAGTTTCCGGACCTCGCCTCGGCCGCGCAGCAGCTGCTCGGCGCGCTGCTGCTGTATCCGGCCCGTGCGACCGGGGGGCGCGAGACCCCGCTGGAGACGGCGAAAGAAGTCTGCGACTGGCCCATCCAGCCCACCCCGGGTGACCCTCCCCTCACGCTGCTGAGAAACAAGAGACTCACCCGATTGGGGACAGGTACCGTCGTCCTGCGATTCGGGGAAGAGCCCGGCAACCTGGTCCATCAGCAGGAGGTACGGTTCGCCACAACGTCACTGCCACTCGAACGAGAGCGAGTGACCACCACTTTTCGGCTCCGACGATCACTTTACGTGATTATCGGAGTCACGGTGCCCTGGGCGAACCTGCCGGGTGGCGCGGTGGCGTATGTCCTGCCGAAGCCGATCGCGGAGCACGAGTCCGACGGGAGCCTGGAAAGGATCGAGTAG
- a CDS encoding YqgE/AlgH family protein codes for MAGVPADAEVEPGTLLVAAPTMFDPNFKRTVVFVIDHRAEGTLGVVLNRPSDVPVHDVLPGWGGHVAQPQSVFVGGPVEKKTALCLAALRTGETAASVPGVIAVRGPVALVDLDTDPDVLVPKVRGVRVFAGYAGWDSGQLASEIEREDWVIVPALPSDILASPDHDLWGQVLRRQGVPLALLATHPGDLQRN; via the coding sequence ATGGCAGGCGTGCCAGCGGACGCCGAAGTCGAACCGGGAACGCTCCTGGTCGCCGCCCCCACGATGTTCGACCCGAACTTCAAGCGGACCGTGGTGTTCGTGATCGATCATCGTGCCGAGGGCACGCTCGGGGTGGTGCTGAACCGCCCGAGTGACGTCCCGGTGCACGACGTGCTGCCCGGCTGGGGTGGGCACGTCGCCCAGCCGCAGTCGGTGTTCGTCGGCGGGCCGGTGGAGAAGAAGACCGCGCTGTGCCTGGCCGCGCTGCGGACCGGCGAGACCGCGGCGAGCGTGCCCGGGGTGATCGCGGTCCGCGGCCCGGTGGCGCTGGTGGACTTGGACACCGACCCGGACGTGCTGGTGCCGAAGGTGCGTGGCGTGCGGGTGTTCGCCGGCTACGCGGGCTGGGACTCGGGCCAGCTGGCGAGCGAGATCGAACGGGAGGACTGGGTGATCGTGCCCGCCCTGCCCAGCGACATCCTCGCCTCGCCGGACCACGATCTGTGGGGACAGGTGCTGCGCCGGCAGGGCGTCCCGCTGGCGCTGCTGGCCACCCACCCCGGCGACCTCCAGCGCAACTGA
- a CDS encoding sensor histidine kinase produces MTVQERERPDGGPSFLVTLLRRGTPALAAATTGLSDEVADPTPVRALRRISRMAGPVDPGFQDNLLLRAARYVALVPPAYRLIAVPGQFFGYLAAHGSAGLAPVALVAAGSVALSLSGVFWMLRGAPFRSDRTAWLLAGDLVATLVFELVIGATVPNGAFHDALAVADKHLLGNIALLTLAVGIPAGLGPAALSFPVRLLAGVINSGQADLEQAGSLYPPMFGVLFTAVGALIMLGLGTRLALAYGIRNGRLAERARQHRMLHDTVLQTLEAISLGPADAPGRLAEVQRLARAQAMQLRQTIEAAAAHETEERSRPLGAKLTALAAEMARDGLRAQLVVSELDEDTLSEVRQIAIRDAVREAMRNTMKHSGTDQVVVRVEERDGGIAVIIRDHGTGFSAQDRPAGFGISESITARLAEVGGTAWVESSPGSGTRVTLWVPN; encoded by the coding sequence ATGACGGTGCAGGAGCGCGAGCGGCCCGACGGCGGCCCGAGTTTCCTGGTCACCCTGCTGCGCCGGGGCACGCCCGCGCTGGCCGCGGCGACCACCGGGCTGTCCGACGAGGTCGCCGATCCGACCCCGGTGCGGGCGCTGCGGCGGATCTCCCGGATGGCCGGTCCGGTCGATCCGGGTTTCCAGGACAACCTGCTGCTGCGCGCGGCCCGTTACGTGGCGCTGGTCCCGCCGGCCTACCGGCTGATCGCGGTACCCGGGCAGTTCTTCGGTTACCTCGCCGCGCACGGCTCGGCCGGGCTGGCGCCGGTCGCGCTGGTTGCCGCCGGCTCGGTCGCGCTGAGCCTGTCCGGCGTCTTCTGGATGCTGCGCGGAGCGCCGTTCCGCAGCGACCGTACCGCCTGGCTGCTGGCCGGGGATTTGGTCGCCACGCTGGTGTTCGAGCTGGTCATCGGCGCGACCGTGCCGAACGGGGCGTTCCACGACGCGCTCGCCGTCGCGGACAAGCACTTGCTCGGCAACATCGCGTTGCTGACGCTCGCCGTCGGGATTCCGGCCGGGCTGGGGCCGGCTGCGCTGAGCTTCCCGGTGCGGCTGCTGGCGGGCGTGATCAACAGTGGGCAGGCCGATCTCGAGCAGGCCGGATCGCTGTACCCGCCGATGTTCGGGGTGCTGTTCACCGCGGTCGGCGCGCTGATCATGCTCGGTCTCGGTACCCGGCTCGCGCTGGCCTACGGCATCCGCAACGGGCGGCTCGCCGAACGCGCGCGGCAGCATCGGATGCTGCACGACACCGTGCTGCAGACCTTGGAGGCGATCTCGCTCGGTCCGGCCGACGCGCCGGGCCGGTTGGCAGAGGTGCAGCGGCTGGCTCGCGCGCAGGCCATGCAACTGCGGCAGACCATCGAGGCGGCCGCCGCGCACGAGACCGAGGAGCGTTCGCGGCCGCTGGGCGCGAAGCTCACCGCGCTGGCCGCGGAGATGGCGCGCGACGGGTTGCGGGCGCAGCTGGTGGTCTCGGAACTGGACGAGGACACCTTGTCCGAGGTCCGGCAGATCGCGATCCGCGACGCGGTCCGGGAGGCCATGCGCAACACGATGAAGCACTCCGGCACCGACCAGGTGGTGGTCCGGGTCGAGGAACGCGACGGCGGGATCGCGGTGATCATCCGGGACCACGGCACCGGGTTCAGCGCGCAGGACCGCCCCGCCGGCTTCGGCATCAGCGAGTCGATCACCGCCCGGCTGGCCGAGGTGGGCGGCACCGCGTGGGTGGAATCGAGTCCGGGCAGCGGAACGAGGGTGACGTTATGGGTGCCGAACTGA
- a CDS encoding SdpI family protein: protein MFAIALVPIVLGAVVGWGGFLGVRERLTRAGGTGVRTAASLRSEAAFKLANRVAGIPTLAGGAVAIVAGLAGLAMPTTAGLIAAAVVGLLGLLAMVVAGARLGARAALSVPAPAPAAPAGCSGCACGAGGCGVLSKTDGS from the coding sequence GTGTTCGCAATCGCGCTCGTCCCGATCGTGCTCGGTGCCGTCGTCGGCTGGGGTGGCTTCCTCGGCGTCCGCGAACGGCTGACCCGCGCCGGCGGGACCGGGGTCCGCACGGCGGCTTCGCTGCGCAGCGAGGCCGCGTTCAAGCTGGCGAACCGCGTGGCCGGCATCCCGACGCTGGCCGGCGGCGCGGTCGCGATCGTCGCCGGGCTGGCCGGGCTGGCCATGCCCACCACCGCCGGGCTCATCGCGGCCGCCGTCGTCGGCCTGCTCGGCCTGCTGGCGATGGTCGTCGCCGGTGCCCGGCTCGGCGCCCGCGCCGCCCTGAGCGTGCCCGCCCCCGCGCCGGCCGCTCCGGCCGGATGCAGCGGCTGCGCCTGCGGTGCCGGCGGCTGCGGCGTCCTGTCGAAAACCGACGGATCCTGA
- a CDS encoding YbaB/EbfC family nucleoid-associated protein: MTTAGDDHGRLEVTSHVLTSPDGLVRATVSGVGTLGRLEFAPDAFERTTPAQLAATVQTLVQQLTGIPDRPESGGHPMPAPRPTPRRVRPRGAVPQNRRRGS; this comes from the coding sequence GTGACGACTGCGGGCGACGACCATGGGCGCCTTGAGGTCACATCGCACGTGCTGACCTCACCGGACGGGTTGGTCCGGGCGACCGTGAGCGGGGTGGGCACGCTCGGCAGGCTCGAGTTCGCGCCGGACGCCTTCGAACGCACCACGCCGGCGCAGCTCGCGGCCACCGTGCAGACGCTGGTGCAGCAGCTGACCGGAATCCCGGACCGGCCGGAGAGCGGTGGGCACCCGATGCCCGCGCCACGGCCGACGCCCCGCCGGGTACGCCCGCGGGGGGCCGTGCCGCAGAATCGCCGGCGCGGTTCCTGA